The following DNA comes from Solanum stenotomum isolate F172 chromosome 11, ASM1918654v1, whole genome shotgun sequence.
ACTATATATAGAAattctaatttaaaaattggTGTAGCGAATTAGTAATGcaacaatacaaaaaatttcacataatttaCGAGAAAAATAACCAAATGTTATATGAATTAACAATGACTTTTATGTATGTTGATTAAGTTTtaagtgaagaaaataaaatacagTAATTTTTAACATtgctcttcaatttttttagaaaataaaggaCAATGTCCACTCACATAAGATTTTAGAGAAAGAAAAGCGAGATGATTTACTACTAtcacaaatatttataatttattttaaaaataaaataaaattatttaatcaaaattacttcaaaATTATTCTAAATTACTAATATTTATCAAGTATTCATTTCACAGTTAATATAAACGTTTACCgtcatataaatatatatcaattattcaaatttaaaatttaaaattatttgagtatcaattaaaaattaatttatgaataaatattgGGCCCGAACTCTTCGTCACtagttacatatataaatatgaatttcatATATCGAGTAGATAGcatctaattaatttatttgtcgaTATTGGTGGGAGTCTTGTTTCCCACCTTTCCCCTCCTTATCTTCTTCATTCCCTTATATTGCAAAtactattataaaattttaaaaagtttattataaaattattttttgacataagaaaaatgacaaatgtGTTCCTTGAGGAAAGTGATTTTTcgttttttctttcattaaatTAGTAAACTATACATGTGAATTTCGTGTATGATATGGTATATTTATTATCATAATGGGAGTTGGGTGGAGGTTGGAAATGGTCCTTTTAAAACATTAGTTTAATAATGAAATATGCACTCAACTAAGCATGTCCACATATAGGAATAAATGtcactttgaaaaaaaaaggcaCCCTTAAAACTTGTTACTAATACATAATCAAATTCTTAAATTTATCAGAatagatatttgaattaaagtatCTCAATtagatatattcaaatttaaattttagggAAAAATTGTCTATACGTATTTGTTTATTagataattaagttaattatataaaaatatgttatttctttAGTTATAAGCATTCATCTCAACAAGTCGTAAATTCTCATACATTCCATGTTGATGTGTATAATTAAGGAgatgatatattttatatgattaacTTAACTATTTAGTAGACAAATGAAAACACTatcttttttaaatagaaaaaaaataaatcaaaatatttaattgaaacACTTTATTAGAAATTGATATGTTTAATTGGAACAAGACTTAGCTCAagtatctaaataaaatattctgaGAAATTTAAGGTGTTCTCTATGTATTAAGTTTGAATTAATGTTCCAACTAAACAcatgaaaaaatgataaatattttcgGGTTattttgaagagaaaaaaaaaagtgtttgtcATATGTCTATTATAAATTAaccatataaaatatgtttatatCTATTATGTACGTGTTTGCGcgtttaattgaatttttatcatttatttaaatatttaagttttttcttaatttttcatttagTGTCTTGTACCTTTATTGGAGTCCCACTAATTTAAATTCCCGCTATATAGGGTCTCACTTAGGAAGAAGCGCTTTCTACTAAAGATTTTGTCATATCCAAAATTCAAATCCGACCAcatcttttgatgatttttaaTAGCTAATTGAatgatattataatttaatatttaaatgaataaaaaaatgatgatgTATTGTGTCAAAAAGGAAGTGTGATATGGAGTTGTGCATTATTGTATTTGCATCTATTAAGTGACATGGTCCATCGATTGATATACATCATGCTTCCACCAACCCTTCACACTGCATTTTTTCAACTTTCTCAATTTTAATGATCAACTTCAATATAAAATTCTTGTAGATATTTTTATGTTCTTAGATCTactatttttatattaactttttggtgtaactttaaaattttacacGTGAATCTTGATCTTATCATTTCAATCTTTGGTTCTCGGAATATTATAAACAATAGAGATTTATATAATCGATCTTTTAACTTTATGAGTCACTTAGTTTAGTAGaatatatataagaatacaatgaATATGACCATATTAGTAatgtaaaaattaattatttcaaaattattttctatccacgatttaatttgatgtattaaggaaaattctatttttatttatacttaTTCATATATTATCGCTCTTGTATAATTAATATCATATAccttataaattaaataatattataattaatacttTCTCTATTAAAAAGGGAATgacttacttttatttttaacttgtttttaaaaaaatgacctttttcttttttaacagtattttcatatttaatttcaatttttcacataGTGTGTTTAGGCCAtaagattaaataataatttggtacatttgacaaattttaatttaggataacaaaaataaaaaaaaactttttttattttctttaaatttgtatcaaatcaaactatattattttatttttaaacggagggagtagatATGTTAAGATTTTCTAATAAATGTTACCAAATGACTTGGAAAAGTAATACTCCATTATTGTAATAGTATAGTCAACCCAACCAAagggtaaaaagaaaaaacataaaaatggttgatgatttttttttttttgtttccagtCGGTGTCCCAATTGAGTCATTTGaatattcaagaaaaaatatatgtcaTCGAATTTTGTAGTGGACTGTTAAGTACTCCTTCCTCTTTAATCAGAGGTTTCAAATTTAAGTTCCTTTGATATGGAGTTGTTTTTATTGGAGagtattttatctttaatgtgagaatttttaatattaattcaaaTCTAGTCGGATTTCAATGTAGAACACtggagaaaagaaaaacaaaatctgTTGTAACACATCACATATAACTGCTACTTAAATGACTCCCATAAAAGCATTGAACTACTAGGAGTAACAGCTTTGTAATAAATTTCAAATGTGTCACACCCTTCTTTTCttcatacataaataaaatcccttttgatcaacttttatagtctttgaattattaatttttcaaaaatgtttaTAGCTCAATCAAGATCCACTCCACTTAGTTCAGAAATCCAACATGTATTCACCATCAGAAGAAGGAAAATCAGTCAGATTTGTAGATATAATAAGTCTTGTTGCAAAGTTAAAGCTGTGATTCAAAGTGGAAATGATAACAAGACAGTGAAAGATGCAAACTTTATGGAGAAATCTATGGAAGAGAGTAATGGGTTGTTGGTATCTTCTGGTAAAGGGAGAGATGTGAAGGCAGTGATAACTTTGAGGAAGAAGATTAAGGAGAAGATTAGTGATAAGATTGAAGATCAATGGGAGTCACTAATGAATGGGATTGGAAGAGGAATCTTGATTCAGCTTATTAGTCAAGATATTGATCCTGGTTTGATTTCAAATCTATGCATAAATGTTGCTTGTTCTGCTTTTTTTTTCTGAGTTTATTATTGTACCAGTTGAGTTCTATagttaatgttttttctttgatctgttttcattttcatttttgNNNNNNNNNNNNNNNNNNNNNNNNNNNNNNNNNNNNNNNNNNNNNNNNNNNNNNNNNNNNNNNNNNNNNNNNNNNNNNNNNNNNNNNNNNNNNNNNNNNNNNNNNNNNNNNNNNNNNNNNNNNNNNNNNNNNNNNNNNNNNNNNNNNNNNNNNNNNNNNNNNNNNNNNNNNNNNNNNNNNNNNNNNNNNNNNNNNNNNNNNNNNNNNNNNNNNNNNNNNNNNNNNNNNNNNNNNNNNNNNNNNNNNNNNNNNNNNNNNNNNNNNNNNNNNNNNNNNNNNNNNNNNNNNNNNNNNNNNNNNNNNNNNNNNNNNNNNNNNNNNNNNNNNNNNNNNNNNNNNNNNNNNNNNNNNNNNNNNNNNNNNNNNNNNNNNNNNNNNNNNNNNNNNNNNNNNNNNNNNNNNNNNNNNNNNNNNNNNNNNNNNNNNNNNNNNNNNNNNNNNNNNNNNNNNNNNNNNNNNNNNNNNNNNNNNNNNNNNNNNNNNNNNNNNNNNNNNNNNNNNNNNNNNNNNNNNNNNNNNNNNNNNNNNNNNNNNNNNNNNNNNNNNNNNNNNNNNNNNNNNNNNNNNNNNNNNNNNNNNNNNNNNNNNNNNNNNNNNNNNNNNNNNNNNNNNNNNNNNNNNNNNNNNNNNNNNNNNNNNNNNNNNNNNNNNNNNNNNNNNNNNNNNNNNNNNNNNNNNNNNNNNNNNNNNNNNNNNNNNNNNNNNNNNNNNNNNNNNNNNNNNNNNNNNNNNNNNNNNNNNNNNNNNNNNNNNNNNNNNNNNNNNNNNNNNNNNNNNNNNNNNNNNNNNNNNNNNNNNNNNNNNNNNNNNNNNNNNNNNNNNNNNNNNNNNNNNNNNNNNNNNNNNNNNNNNNNNNNNNNNNNNNNNNNNNNNNNNNNNNNNNNNNNNNNNNNNNNNNNNNNNNNNNNNNNNNNNNNNNNNNNNNNNNNNNNNNNNNNNNNNNNNNNNNNNNNNNNNNNNNNNNNNNNNNNNNNNNNNNNNNNNNNNNNNNNNNNNNNNNNNNNNNNNNNNNNNNNNNNNNNNNNNNNNNNNNNNNNNNNNNNNNNNNNNNGAGTGATTCTGGTAGTAGTGATGGTGATGGTGGTGGAATGAGGAGAAGTGGGCTTAGTGTCAGGGCTGTTGACCGAGAGCCTGGGGAATTGTCTAGCGAGAGTGGGTCTGATGGGGCTATTGAGTCAGACCAGAGGACCAAGAATGCCGCCAATGGGAATCAGTCTTCTGTACAGAGCAAATTAGACccaatttttttcctaattttttttccctttttatccaattattattattatgtttattattattattattattattattatgtttattattattattattatgtttattattattattattattattattattattattattattattatgtacacacacatgatAGATACATGAAAACTTACTACAAATATAGTGAAAAATTATTAACTTTGAAGCTTCAGTCATAATTCCTTTATTAGGAATcaatttataatcttgaataGTTTTGGTCATCAAATCTAATAACTCTTGTCCATATATGAACTTTGTTTgaggtagatatacctcaaaatcttgatttgttaaacaaatggactataCCAAAGATTaatataaaaactatttatgattatggttggtttgataagatCTCTAACAAACagttgattaaaacaactaaacAGTCCTTAGCGATAAATTCTTCTGAGCAAACTATTCATTTGTTAAACAAGCGAGAtattgaattatacaaacatcATTATAAGTTtttgcatattggcatggttcaaattgcttttaaaccattaactcttaaagggttaccagAAACCTTTCTGGCAGCTTTACGAGAtgcaagaaatttaaattttcgaCAATCTTTGATGGGATCAATAGAATCTACGGTAGCCTATGGCCCTGTCTATTTCAATGCTCAGCCTAATTTGCAGTTATCTTTGACTAATACTAATATATTAGATGCTTTAACTTTAAATGTTAAAACTCATGGTTATAACTATGCTCCCGGATCTGAATTGATTTGTTTGTCTTATAGAATCTATTTTAAGCTGCTAGCTACTTTAAATCCAAGATCATATTGtgactcttccatatgaagatgactTCTCTGAGGAAAATATTCCTACCAAATCTCGTCCTTGCCAGATGAATACTTAATtggttgaattctgcaaaaaggaaattgacaatttattacaaaagggtttgataaaaccttcCAAGTCACCTTGGTCTTGTACtgcattttatgttaataacgcaGCAGAAAAGGAACGAGGTGTTcccaggttagttataaattataaacccttaaataaatatttgaaatggATTAGATATCCTATTCCAAATAAAAGGGATTTATTAAcaagattatatgatgctaatatcttttcaaagtttgatttaaaatctggatattggcaaattcaaatatttaaagaacatTCTTATAGAACTGCATTTAATGTTCCGTTTGGACAATACGAATGGAATGTGATgccttttggtttaaaaaatgctccctcagaatttcaaaaaattatgaatgatatttttaatccttatttggatttcatcatcgtttatattgatgatattcttGTTTATTCAAAAACTTTggaaatgcatattaagcatttagacatttttaagaaaatagttatacAAAATGGTTTGGTGATTTCTAAACCGAAAATGAGTCTTTTCCAAACAGAAGTGAGATTTTTAggtcatttgatttgtcaaggaaaGATTACTCCTATACAACGATCTATTGAATTCGCGTCAAAATTTCCTGATGTTATTACAGATAGAACGCTATTACAGCGGTTTCTGGGAAGTTTAAATTACATTTCTCCTTTTTACAAAAATTTGGCTCGCGATTTAGCTCCGTTATACGACAGGCTAAAAAAAGATCACAAAAAGCCTTGGACTGATAGTCTCACAAATCTTGTAAAAACTATTAAAGATAGAGTTAAATCATTGCCCTGCTTAACTCTGGCTAATCCTGCTTGGCCAAAAATTGTGGAGACAGATGCGTCCAATATgggttatggaggaatattaaaacaGATTAATccgcatgataaaaatgaatacctTATTCGGtttcattcaggaaaatggaATGATGCGCAAAGAAAGTATGCTacggtagctcatgaaatgttaactatcgttaaaTGTGTCTTAAAATTTCAGGATGATCTTTACAATCagaaatttgtgataaaaacaGATGCTCAATCAGTTAAGtttatgtttgataaagattttaaacatgatgcatcAAAATTAATGTTTGCAAGGTGGCAAGCACAACTGGcatcttttgattttgaaattctatataAGAAAGGAAGTGATAACTCTCTTCCAGACTTCCTATCAAGAGAATACATTCAAAATGAGTAAATATAGTAACTTTTCAATGAGTGAATACAGTAGCTTTTCAGAAAATGGTGATATCCCCATCTCTTTGTTCTTTACTGAAAAAAGATTGATTACTATCTTAAAGGTTCTTCCTTTTAATAGAGATGTGAAAGAACATATTTGCTGGAAAATTATATATGGAATGTTTATAGATCTATTCCAACAAAcggaagaagaaaataattatattgatgttgactGGGAATAAATCTCAATGTTTTATTTGCAAGATGGAAAACCCTTGGGTAACTAAGGGAAGAGGAAAGGGAAATAACCCACgaggaaggggaagatcatccccaAGTTTATCTAGATCATCATATGGATCATCATCAAATACTCCAATTATACAACGAGGAGGAATGagtttatataaattaaactcCAAAACGGAAGAAAAAATAGCTTCCTCAatacatctggaagatattccagaaaatAACCTGTTAGACGCTCAGTTACAGGAGTATCTGACACAAAAGCGAAGTGATACTTTCGCTTCAATAGCTAAAGAAGAAGTCGATGATATCAAGATTTATGAAAaggtagaaaaaagagaaataatattcCTCTTGGAAAACTCAGATATACAGAGACGAGAAGAGCCCTGGAAGATATTTCAGAGGTATTTACTTAATGGGCTCTATTTCCCAGGTGAGTCTTATAAAACTCGGAAATATTATGAAACGTTGCTGATAAGCACAGGTGTTGAATTCCAACATTTCTCAGGATACAATACAAGcgagaatgtttataacttctctaaaatgattataaaacaaatcattcatattgaagattggggtatctCCTCAATGACAGAAAGACAATTTAGTCTTAACAAAGTGATGGTAAACTTTAcatattgggattatattcagGCCTTCAATAAAGTCCTTTATTATAATAACGAAAGGCATAAGCATACTTGGTTTATTAAAGTATGCGCTAAAATATTCGCTAATCCTATACCAAATTGGTTTTTAgactggtggtcataccacgggccAACAATAAAAATTTTGCCTGAACCATTTCTcaagttatacaaagaatgggTCAAATATTCTCCAGACCTTAATAAATTATACCATCAAGAACATATCTGTTATTTTCAACAGATTGAGCAGAAATGCTTTTTTATAGAATTTTCTATTCCATGGATTCACAAGTGGGTTCCAGAAGTAGATTTTACTGAGGAACAGATCCCCTGTTTATACAGAgcatattataataatttctggGATAAACTGATGAAAAAGGACCCTCAAACAAAGTTCATATATGGACAAGAATTATTAGATTTGATGACCAAAACTATTCAAGATTATAAACTGATTCCTAATAAAGGAATTATGACTGAAGCTTCAACCTCGGTAATGCACATGGCTAGAAGAATCTCTAACCAggatgaagaagagaaagatgAAATGATTAACAAATACTTAGAAGAAGTTAAGAAAAATCTTCTATTGAAGATAAGTCACAACGCAAAATCAGATTCGTCCATGCggagtgaaacaagtgaagatATGCCCGATGCACAACCATTCGAAGAAGAAAGGTCAGAAGATACACTGAAGAAAGCCGAAGATTTTTTGGCAAAAGTGAAAGCAGATAAGCATCACCAACTGTAAGAGGCACTATCAACAGTAGATATACTGTTATGTACTGTTTTAGACCCCACTAAGGGACCCACTATTACTATTCCTAGATGCCTTGTATAATCTATAAATAAGGGCTTTTTGTTTTGTGAAAGAGGCAGGTGGAGAAACCCCCTcttgctctctctctctctctcttgtaAAAAATTCTCGAGTCTTGTAAGTTTGCCGGACTTTGGCCGGAAGTTTGAATAAAGGTTGCTGTTCACAAAAGGTACTGTcctttgtcttttattttctttaatttttattctccGATCTAAagccgtgactatgtccggctaaagaAATTTATCTATGTCGGAAAACTAACTTCAGATTTATAAACCATGAAAGATCTAGACTTtatcaaaatatgaataaatttgtatataagtttttggCTTGGTTCCGAGATGGTGGTATAGTCAGATTCAATACAACACGTTAGTGGCTTTGTCTTAGTGACTTCGTCTAGCCAGCCGTGGTCTTAGCCCgataaaagaagaatgaaaaggGCGTTCCATACCCGGTTAGAATTGCTAGACACATGGGCTTTACTAACAATACGTCTTTGAATCTCGACAGTCCCCTTGCTTGGGTAAAAGGATTGATCCTTCCATACAGTtattaacttatataaaaatctGTATATATTTCGATTAGAACTTGTTCGGATGACAAACAAGCTAGATCAAAGATGAACGCGCGGACTACCGCCCTTCATCAGAGATCCTGGTTGTATGTATTACCTCTGAAATATCTTCCAGGGTTCTTCTCGTCTCTGTATATCCGAGTTTTCTAAGAGgaatattatttctcttttttctaccATTTTCCGACATAGATAAATTtctttagccggacatagtcacggctTTAGATCggagaataaaaattaaagaaaataaaagacaagGGACAGTACCTTTTGTGAACAGCAACCTTTATTCAAACTTCCGGCCAAAGTCCGGCAAACTTACAAGACTCGAGAATTTTTtacaagagagagagagagagagcaagAGGGGGTTTCTCAACCTGCCTCTTTTACAAAACAAAAGCCCTTATTTATAGATTATACAAGGCATCTAGGAATAGTAATAGTGGGGTCCCTTAGTGGGGTCAAACAGTATCTTATGCCTTTCGTTATTATAATAAAGGACTTTATTGAAGGCctgaatataatcccaatatgTAAAGTTTACCATCACTTTGTTAAGACTAAATTGTCTTTCTGTCATT
Coding sequences within:
- the LOC125846101 gene encoding uncharacterized protein LOC125846101; protein product: MFIAQSRSTPLSSEIQHVFTIRRRKISQICRYNKSCCKVKAVIQSGNDNKTVKDANFMEKSMEESNGLLVSSGKGRDVKAVITLRKKIKEKISDKIEDQWESLMNGIGRGILIQLISQDIDPGLISNLCINVACSAFFF